TGATGACTATTGCTTGATGTTGAAACGTACGCGTCCGCCCCATCAGGGTTTATGGAATGCTCCCGGCGGAAAACTGCGCCCCGGGGAAGATTCGGAAACAGCTTGCAGGCGGGAGCTCTTGGAAGAAACCGGATTAACACCCCTGGTGCGACCAGCCGGGATGCTGGACTGCCTGGACCGGCTGCGCCCGGGCTGGGTATATCGGCTCCATCTGTTTACTGCAAGTCATCAGCGTGTGACGATTGACCCAAGTGAGGAAGGGGAGTTCGCCTGGCTGCCCCTTGCCCGGGTCCTAGCGGGCAAAGGATTTGTGCATAACATACCCCTGTTCCTACCGGCGATTCTCACAGGTCAGAGTATCCAAGCCCGATTTAACTATGCTGGCAGCTATTTAGAAACGTATTCGGTGAATTTTGCTGCCGGTGGGCAAGGTTTCCCTATATCGACAATATAGATATATAAATGCTACAGCGAGGTGATTGTGTTTGAGTCGAAAACAGTTTCGGGTTGACCCGGAAAAATTACGCAGACAATGTGATCCGGCCAGTTTCGCCTTTGATACCACAGCTGATCTCACCGGGGTTAAGGACATTGTCGGGCAGGCCAGGGTGGTGAGGGCCATGGAGTTTGGCCTCAATATTCAGCGGACAGGATATAATATTTTCATGGTCGGCCTCAGTGGTACCGGTCGGACTACTTACGCCCGCAAGGCTGTCCAGCAGCGCTCACAAAAACGTCCGGTGCCGGCGGACTGGTGTTATGTATATAACTTTGCCAACCCCAGCCAGCCCCAGGCCTTGTCCCTGCCCGGTGGCAAGGGGCGGGAATTCAAGCACGATATAGAAGAGTTAGAGGCAGCTCTCCGGGAGGAGATACCGAAAGCTTTTGACGGTGACGAATATGAACAGCAAAAGAATGTCATTGTCCAACATTTTCAGAAGCAGCGTGCGACCCTACTGGAGAACCTGACCGAAAAGGCACGGAGCAAGGGTTTTTCCTTAAAGACCACCAATTCCGGATTCGTGACAGTGCCGATTGTCGATGAACGGGAGGTTGCCCAGGAAGATTATGCCAAGCTGGACCCGGACCAGCAGCGGGAGATTGAGGAACGCTCCCAGCAATTGCGCATGGAAGCTTCGGAAATCATGCGCCGGATAAACCAGGAAGAGCGGCAGGCCCGGGAAAAAATCCGTGAGTTGGATTATAACTTTGGCTTGTCAGCTGTGGGACATTTTATTGAGGATTTACAGAAAAAATACGCCGATTTCCCCAGGATTGTCAGCTACCTTACGGACTTTAAGGAAAATGTGCTGGATAACCTGGATGAATTCAAGGGCTCCGAAAGTGAAGAGCAGACACCGCTGGCGCTTTTGAAACTGCAGAAACCCAACGACCGCCGTTACCAGGTAAATTTGGTTGTTGACAACAGCGAAACCCAGGGTGCGCCGGTGGTGGAAGAAACCAACCCCACTTGGTACAATCTCCTGGGCCGTGTGGAGTATCAGAACGAGATGGGCAGTTTCGTCACCGATTTCACCAAAATTAAAGCCGGGGCCTTTCACAGGGCCAACGGCGGCTATCTTATAATCCAGGCCATGGATTTGCTCACCAATCCGCTGTCCTGGCAGGCCCTGAAGCGGGTATTAAAAAATCAGGAGATTAGTGTCGAAAGCATTGCCGATCAGTATTCTTCACTGGCTTTGTCTACACTGAGGCCGGAGCCAATTCCCCTGACGGTCAAGGTAATTCTGATTGGAAATCCCCACCTCTACCATTTGTTATACAATCATGATGAGGACTTTCGCAAGCTGTTTAAAGTCAAAGTTGACTTCAATGACGATATGAATCGGACGGCAGACAACGAAGAGCAGTTAGCCCAGTTTGTGGCCAGTCAATGTGAGCGGGAATATTTGCTTCATTTCCGCCGGGAGGCAGTGGCCCGGGTTGTTGAATACAGTTCCCGGCTGGCCGCCCACCAGGACCGGCTCAGCACCCATTTCAATGAGCTGGGAGAATTACTCTATGAGGCTGATGCCTGGGCGAGCAAAGAAGAAGCTGAGGATGTAAAACCCGAACATGTTGATCGGGCGGTGGCGGAAAAACGGTACCGCTCAAATCGCTATCAGGAATTCCGTCAACGACTTGTGGCAGAGGGGAAATTATTTATTAGCACCAAGGGGGAGGCCGTGGGACAGATTAATGGGCTTTCGGTGCTAGCCACCGGTGATTTTCAGTTTGGAGTCCCTTCCCGAATTACAGCCAACACGTTCGCCGGCCGGGGCGGGATTACCAATATCGAGCGGGAAATTCAACTCAGTGGCCATATTCATAGCAAAGGCGTTCTCACCTTGGCTGGATATCTGGGGCAGCGTTTTGCCCAAAACCGGCCATTGTCCCTATCGGCCAGCATAACATTTGAGCAGCTGTACAGTGGTGTGGAGGGGGACAGCGCTTCCAGCGCCGAACTGTTTGCCCTGATTTCCAGTTTGTCGGGAGTACCAATAAGTCAGGCGTTGGCGGTTACCGGGTCCGTTAATCAAAAGGGCGAGATTCAACCAGTGGGCGGTATTAATGAGAAAATCGAAGGCTTTTATGCCACCTGTAAATTGTTAGGGTTGTCTGGTACCCAGGGTGTGATAATTCCCCGGGCAAATATCAGCGATTTGATGCTGGACAATGAGGTTTTGGACGCCGTTAAGGCAGGCAATTTCCACGTTTATGCCATTGGTACTGTTGAAGAAGGTCTGGAGATTCTCACCGGTCTTGACGCCGGGGCCGCCGACAATCGGGGCGAGTATCCTCAGAATAGTATTTTTGGTCGCGTGGCCGAAACATTACAACGTTTTGCTGCAAACCAAACAAAAAAACAGGAAAAAGATGAATAATTGCCGCGTTGGCGGCAACACTAGGGATGGTTAATGACATCTTCTCATTAGCCCCCTGTGCTTACTCCGGACAGTAAAGGCCGCTGCCCGGAGTTTCATTTTTCCAAAGGATTTTTTCGTCAGATTGTTGAATATAGAAGAATTGCCAACAAATTTAGTTCATAAGTTGTACAAAAAGGCCAGGGGGAATAGCTGTGAGAAGAAGATGGATTGTGTTCTTTGTGTGGGTTTTGCTAGTTTTACCCGTTGTCAATGTTGGGGCGAGCGGTGAGTTTGAGCCGATATTTTCTGTAGAAGATCCCCGGGGAGATTCCTTTGGACCGGGGGATTACTCATATCCACAGCATCAATCTTTTCCCCAGGAACTCCCCCAGATGTTAGACTTGACGGCGTTCAACGTTTTTAATCTTGGCGATGAAGCGGTGCGCTTTGAATTTCATTTTGCCCAGCGCCCCGATTTGCACCAGCCCTGGGGCGGCGCCGGTTTTAATTTTCATCGACTTGATTTATATATTGTCAAGGACGGCGAGGGACGGACGACAACCTTTAGGCCAGGCGCCCAGGTAGAATTCTCACAACCCTGGCAACTAAATCTAAGACTTCGTGACTGGCGTGGTGCTTTTTTGATCGATGCCCAGCATGATCCCGATGATTCCCAGGCCGGAATTTGGCAGGACCAGGTTCAGGGGTTTGATGTTTTTGTAGAGGGCAACGCAATCGTTGTCGAAATCAGCCAAACTTTGATTGGCGCTGCCGCACCCCAGTGGAAATATTATGTTTTGGTCGGTCTACAGGATCCCTATGGGCCGGACCAATACAGAGAAATCAATCAGCTGCCGGGGCCATGGACAGGTGGCGGCGGCTGTGACAGCGAATTTAATCCCAATTTATATGATATTCTGGTCAAGAGCGAAGGCGCTCAAAAAGACCAACTGGCTTGGGACGTCGGCCATTACGCAGTTCTCGACCCGGTGGGGCCGGAGTCAACTTCCGCCCGGGTCTGGGGAATAATAAAGATAATCGGTGTTGTACTCATGGCCGCAGGGCTTGCCTCGTTGGTCTGGATTTTGCTACGAAAAAATTAGCAGACGC
The sequence above is drawn from the Bacillota bacterium genome and encodes:
- a CDS encoding NUDIX domain-containing protein, with translation MKKEVIDSCLCFVLSSDDYCLMLKRTRPPHQGLWNAPGGKLRPGEDSETACRRELLEETGLTPLVRPAGMLDCLDRLRPGWVYRLHLFTASHQRVTIDPSEEGEFAWLPLARVLAGKGFVHNIPLFLPAILTGQSIQARFNYAGSYLETYSVNFAAGGQGFPISTI
- a CDS encoding ATP-dependent protease translates to MCLSRKQFRVDPEKLRRQCDPASFAFDTTADLTGVKDIVGQARVVRAMEFGLNIQRTGYNIFMVGLSGTGRTTYARKAVQQRSQKRPVPADWCYVYNFANPSQPQALSLPGGKGREFKHDIEELEAALREEIPKAFDGDEYEQQKNVIVQHFQKQRATLLENLTEKARSKGFSLKTTNSGFVTVPIVDEREVAQEDYAKLDPDQQREIEERSQQLRMEASEIMRRINQEERQAREKIRELDYNFGLSAVGHFIEDLQKKYADFPRIVSYLTDFKENVLDNLDEFKGSESEEQTPLALLKLQKPNDRRYQVNLVVDNSETQGAPVVEETNPTWYNLLGRVEYQNEMGSFVTDFTKIKAGAFHRANGGYLIIQAMDLLTNPLSWQALKRVLKNQEISVESIADQYSSLALSTLRPEPIPLTVKVILIGNPHLYHLLYNHDEDFRKLFKVKVDFNDDMNRTADNEEQLAQFVASQCEREYLLHFRREAVARVVEYSSRLAAHQDRLSTHFNELGELLYEADAWASKEEAEDVKPEHVDRAVAEKRYRSNRYQEFRQRLVAEGKLFISTKGEAVGQINGLSVLATGDFQFGVPSRITANTFAGRGGITNIEREIQLSGHIHSKGVLTLAGYLGQRFAQNRPLSLSASITFEQLYSGVEGDSASSAELFALISSLSGVPISQALAVTGSVNQKGEIQPVGGINEKIEGFYATCKLLGLSGTQGVIIPRANISDLMLDNEVLDAVKAGNFHVYAIGTVEEGLEILTGLDAGAADNRGEYPQNSIFGRVAETLQRFAANQTKKQEKDE